The following nucleotide sequence is from Pseudonocardia sp. C8.
GGAGCAGCTGCGCCTGGCCGGCGCGGCGATCAAGGACCGGGTGCTGCGTCACCTGCCCGACTACCTGGAGCAGCTGGAGCGCTCGCTGACCGCCGCCGGGGCGACCGTGCACTGGGCCCGCGACGCGGCCGAGGCCAACGCGATCGTGGTCGGCCTCGCGAAGGCGCACGGCACCGACGAGGTCGTCAAGGTCAAGTCGATGGCCACCCAGGAGATCGACCTCAACTCCGCGCTCGAGAACGCCGGCATCCACGCCTGGGAGACCGACCTGGCCGAGCTGATCGTCCAGCTCGGTGACGACCTCCCCAGCCACATCCTGGTCCCGGCCATCCACCGCAACCGCGCCGAGATCCGCGAGATCTTCCTGCGGGAGATGGGCAGCGCAGGCCGCGCCGCACCGGCGGACCTCACCGACGACCCCCGGCGGCTCGCCGCCGCCGCGCGGGAACACCTGCGCGAGAAGTTCCTGCGCGCCCGGGTGGCGGTGTCCGGGGCGAACTTCGCCGTCGCCGAGACCGGCACGCTCACCGTCGTCGAGTCCGAGGGCAACGGCCGCATGTGCCTGACCCTGCCCGAGGTGCTGATCTCCGTGGTCGGCATCGAGAAGGTGCTGCCCACCTTCGCCGACCTCGACGTGATGCTGCAGCTGCTCCCCCGCTCCTCCACCGGGGAGCGGATGAACCCCTACACCTCCACCTGGACCGGCGTCACCCCCGGCGACGGGCCGCAGGAGGTCCACGTGGTGCTGCTCGACAACGGCCGCACCGACGTCCTCGCCGACCGGACCGGGCGCCAGGCCCTGCGCTGCATCCGCTGCTCGGCCTGCCTCAACGTGTGCCCGGTCTACGAGCGCACCGGCGGGCACGCCTACGGGTCGGTGTACCCGGGCCCGATCGGGGCGATCCTCACCCCGCAGCTGCGCGGCGTCGGCACCGACCCGCAGACCGACTCACTGCCCTACGCCTCCAGCCTCTGCGGGGCGTGCTTCGAGGTCTGCCCGGTCCGCATCGACATCCCCGAGGTCCTCGTGCACCTGCGCAGCGAGGTCGTCGACGCCCACCGCGAGCACCGGCGGGTCCCGTCGGTGCAGGACATGGCCATGAAGGCCGCGTCGTGGACGCTGTCTTCGGCGGCCCGCACCGGCGCGGCCGAGCGGGCCGCCGGGCTCGGCGGGCGGCTGGCCGCGAAGCTCGGCCGGCCCGCGCCGGGCGGGCGGACCGTGCTCGGCGCCGTGCCCGGGCCGGCGAGTGCCTGGTCGGACTCGCGGGACGTGCCGGTCCCGGCCGAGGAGTCGTTCCGGGCCTGGTGGGAGCGGACGGGGAGGGACGAGGCGTGAGCGCGCGCGAGGTGATCCTGCAGAAGGCCCGCCGGGCACTGGCCGACGTGCCCGACGTCGAGCCGGTGCTCGACGTCCCCGTGGTCCGGCCGGCACAGCAGGACACGCTCCCCCACGAGCAGGTCGTGGAGCTGTTCGCCGAGCGGGTCGCCGACTACCGGGCCGTCGTCGAGCGGACCACCGCGGCGGCGGCCGCGCAGCGGGTCGCGGGCGCGCTGGCGGGCCGCACCCCGCAGGCCGGGAGCGGCCCGCTGCGGATCCTGGTGCCGCCCGGCTTCCCGGCGGCGCTGGTCCCCGGCGACGTCGAGGTGGTCCCGGACGGCCCGGACGTCGCGGTGTCCGAGCTGGACCGCTGCGACGGCGTCCTGTCGACGGCCGCGGTCGGGATCGCCGAGACCGGCACGATCGTCCTCGACCACGGCGAGGGCCAGGGCCGCCGGGCCGCGACCCTCGTCCCGGACCTGCACGTCTGCGTCGTCCGGGGCGACCAGGTCGTCCCGGACGTGCCGGCGGCGGTCGCGGTGCTCGACCCGCGGTGCCCGCTCACCTGGATCAGCGGGCCGAGCGCGACCAGCGACATCGAGCTGGACCGGGTCGAGGGCGTGCACGGCCCGCGGACGCTGCACGTGCTGATCGTGGAGCGCTGACCGCGCCCGGATTGGACCCCCGATCTCCCGGGAACCCGTGGAGCATGGCTACCCACGAGGAGATCGGGGTCTGGCTGGGCGCGGTCGAGCGCGAGCTGGGCCTGCACGGGACGATCGAGAGCGCGCAGGGACTCGACGCCGTGGCGGAGCTGACCGGGCTCGTGGCCGACCGGGTCGGCCCCGAGGCCGCCGGGCGCACGGCGTTCCTGGTCGGTGCTGCCGCGGGGCGCGCCGAGGAACCACCGGTCGCGGCGCGGGACTTCACCGACAAGGTCGCCGCACTGGCCCGCAGCTGGAACGCCGACACCGAGCGGGCCGCGGCGCCGCACGACCCGGGGCGCTAGCAGGCGCTCAGGCGTCGCCCTCCTTCCACTGCCGGTCCTTGCGGTCCTCGGCCTCGGTCCGCTCGCGGGCGATCTCGAGGGCACGCGCGGCCGTCTCCCGGTCCGGGTACGGGCCGAGGCGGTCGGCGGCCCGGCAGCCGTCCTGCGTCTCCACGGTGTTGTGCTTGAGGCAGTAGAACCATTGCTCGTCGCTCATGGGTCCACCCTGGCATCGAACGCGGCCGCGCGCCGCCCGCCGCGCCGCCGGCCGGATGGCAGGCTGGGGGCATGGCACTGGTGCTCGGGGTGGACTCGTCCACCCAGTCCTGCAAGGTCGTCGTCCGGGACGCGGACACGGGTGCGCTGGTCCGCACCGGCCGGGCGCCGCACCCGGACGGCACCGAGGTCGACCCGCAGGCCTGGTGGGTCGCGCTGCAGGAGGCGCTCGACGAGGCCGGGGGGCTGGACGGCGTCGAGGCCCTGTCGGTGGCGGGCCAGCAGCACGGGATGGTCTGCCT
It contains:
- a CDS encoding lactate utilization protein B, producing MSGTFLGTPAFPTAARAALEDSQLRRNLAHATGTIRGKRAGVVGEVDEWEQLRLAGAAIKDRVLRHLPDYLEQLERSLTAAGATVHWARDAAEANAIVVGLAKAHGTDEVVKVKSMATQEIDLNSALENAGIHAWETDLAELIVQLGDDLPSHILVPAIHRNRAEIREIFLREMGSAGRAAPADLTDDPRRLAAAAREHLREKFLRARVAVSGANFAVAETGTLTVVESEGNGRMCLTLPEVLISVVGIEKVLPTFADLDVMLQLLPRSSTGERMNPYTSTWTGVTPGDGPQEVHVVLLDNGRTDVLADRTGRQALRCIRCSACLNVCPVYERTGGHAYGSVYPGPIGAILTPQLRGVGTDPQTDSLPYASSLCGACFEVCPVRIDIPEVLVHLRSEVVDAHREHRRVPSVQDMAMKAASWTLSSAARTGAAERAAGLGGRLAAKLGRPAPGGRTVLGAVPGPASAWSDSRDVPVPAEESFRAWWERTGRDEA
- a CDS encoding DUF6457 domain-containing protein; the protein is MATHEEIGVWLGAVERELGLHGTIESAQGLDAVAELTGLVADRVGPEAAGRTAFLVGAAAGRAEEPPVAARDFTDKVAALARSWNADTERAAAPHDPGR
- a CDS encoding LUD domain-containing protein codes for the protein MSAREVILQKARRALADVPDVEPVLDVPVVRPAQQDTLPHEQVVELFAERVADYRAVVERTTAAAAAQRVAGALAGRTPQAGSGPLRILVPPGFPAALVPGDVEVVPDGPDVAVSELDRCDGVLSTAAVGIAETGTIVLDHGEGQGRRAATLVPDLHVCVVRGDQVVPDVPAAVAVLDPRCPLTWISGPSATSDIELDRVEGVHGPRTLHVLIVER